The Mya arenaria isolate MELC-2E11 chromosome 16, ASM2691426v1 genome includes a window with the following:
- the LOC128221337 gene encoding uncharacterized protein LOC128221337: MASGEDASGWINIKAQEWINIKAQVMRERYTWYPWIKERNARHLRELEAETRHGVQDFVEDNVTELQAKAQKFAKTENGLDENFTCNSCTTDDLTKIKKGQRTTVQPPKQCNNKICNEMKNVFRKDHVYKRPSWGNSDAKKWNTDAIEVAKLFMPPGYKDKDTFEDVDLHGHLNVIVNCKTARDKLKDANIAENAKKFSSRARHMSGDTMTIGDFVDGADIYLKLLNDPAILKYPKAVESVKKIEKIIDDVLGLKIFGDLRKCLHLSRSPMHSTAVSAMINTAFQAKEGLCHFTMNASSELQQNVITEVRKKQKLESDATCDQCSTEDLIPPKPKRGKIEYKPFCPTGYCDSIREFLVDQHAFNTPFWKNTDARKWSTDPWELAKVFMQHGYKDSEGAFVVDFNGLINIIINCKEMSTKLNDPDVASKSREVARKRRHAGHLEVSKDEFKEAVDVYTALLKETGIAKNASAKMALKVMEEASEMLEE, encoded by the exons GATGAGAGAACGATATACATGGTATCCATG GATCAAAGAAAGAAATGCAcg TCATTTACGAGAACTAGAAGCAGAGACAAGGCATGGCGTTCAAGACTTTGTAGAGGATAATGTGACAGAGTTGCAAGCTAAAGCGCAGAAATTTGCCAAGACCGAGAATGGGCTTGACGAGAATTTCACCTGCAACAGTTGCACAACTGATGATTTAACAAAGATCAAAAAAGGACAAAGAACTACAGTCCAACCTCCAAAACAATGCAACAACAAAATTTGCAATGAGATGAAGAATGTCTTCCGTAAAGATCATGTTTACAAACGTCCTAGTTGGGGAAACTCCGATGCTAAAAAGTGGAACACAGATGCGATAGAAGTTGCCAAGTTGTTTATGCCCCCGGGATACAAAGATAAAGACACCTTTGAAGACGTTGACCTACATGGTCACCTAAATGTCATAGTCAATTGCAAAACGGCCCGAGATAAATTGAAGGATGCCAACATTGCGGAGAAt GCGAAGAAATTCAGTTCTCGTGCACGGCACATGTCAGGGGATACAATGACGATTGGGGACTTTGTCGATGGAGCAGATATTTACCTGAAGTTGCTGAACGATCCAGCGATACTTAAATACCCGAAGGCGGTAGAATCAGTCAAGAAAATAGAAAAG ATTATTGATGATGTATTGGGATTGAAAATATTTGGCGACTTACGAAAGTGTCTGCATCTTTCGCGAAG TCCAATGCATAGCACAGCGGTTTCCGCTATGATAAACACTGCTTTCCAAGCTAAAGAAGGACTGTGTCACTTCACAATGAACGCATCGAGCGAACTTCAACAGAATGTTATTACGGAAGTCCGAAAAAAGCAAAAGTTAGAAAGCGACGCCACATGTGATCAGTGTTCTACGGAAGACCTGATACCACCAAAGCCAAAACGTGGCAAAATAGAGTACAAGCCATTTTGTCCCACTGGATACTGTGACAGTATCAGGGAGTTTTTGGTGGATCAGCACGCTTTCAACACCCCTTTTTGGAAAAATACAGATGCCAGAAAGTGGTCGACTGACCCGTGGGAATTGGCCAAAGTATTTATGCAACATGGCTACAAAGATTCCGAGGGCGCATTTGTGGTCGACTTCAACGGCCtgataaacattatcattaacTGCAAGGAGATGTCAACCAAGTTGAATGATCCTGATGTTGCTTCAAag tcGAGAGAGGTTGCTCGAAAGAGACGGCACGCCGGTCACCTTGAAGTGAGCAAGGATGAGTTCAAGGAAGCCGTTGACGTTTACACTGCATTGCTAAAAGAAACCGGAATTGCTAAGAATGCAAGTGCAAAGATGGCTCTTAAAGTTATGGAG gaAGCGTCCGAAATGCTGGAGGAGTAA